In the Marinomonas algicola genome, one interval contains:
- a CDS encoding GntR family transcriptional regulator, with protein MKNSDIIASALEESILRGDYKTGERLNEIALSSEFGVSRTPIREALQKLSKSGLVEQIHRKGVFVRQPGPVELMELFEVMAELESSCGRLAALRISDSALEKLRLANSKCKKAMIAGEADTYYYANEVFHMIIYKESGNSILEHETKKLHQRLKPYRRLQLQLRGRMPQSMSEHEQIVEALTQGDSIKAADLLRGHVAIQGEKFRHLLSALKKE; from the coding sequence ATGAAAAATTCAGACATTATTGCGAGTGCATTAGAAGAGTCCATCTTACGTGGTGATTACAAAACCGGAGAGCGACTAAACGAAATAGCTTTATCTTCAGAGTTCGGTGTTTCCAGAACCCCGATTAGAGAAGCGCTACAAAAACTCAGTAAATCTGGGCTTGTTGAGCAAATACACAGAAAAGGGGTTTTTGTGCGCCAACCAGGCCCGGTTGAGCTCATGGAACTTTTTGAAGTTATGGCGGAGCTGGAGTCTTCTTGCGGTCGCCTAGCCGCCCTACGAATATCCGATTCGGCTCTAGAAAAACTAAGATTGGCAAACAGTAAATGTAAAAAAGCCATGATAGCGGGTGAGGCAGACACTTACTATTACGCCAATGAAGTCTTTCATATGATAATTTATAAGGAATCGGGCAACAGTATCTTGGAGCATGAAACCAAGAAACTACACCAAAGGTTAAAACCTTATCGTCGTCTACAACTTCAACTTCGTGGGCGTATGCCACAATCTATGTCAGAGCACGAACAAATAGTTGAAGCTCTTACACAAGGAGATTCAATAAAAGCAGCCGATTTACTACGTGGCCATGTCGCCATACAAGGAGAAAAATTTAGGCATTTACTATCAGCACTTAAGAAAGAGTAA